A stretch of the Saccharolobus caldissimus genome encodes the following:
- a CDS encoding 30S ribosomal protein S8e has product MGFYQGPDNRKISGGLKGKHRDKRKYELGSPPTFTTISSEDIRVKERVLGGNFKVRLKYAATANVIDPSTNTSKKVKILEVIETPANKELARRGIIIKGAKIRTEAGVAIVTSRPGQDGVINAVLVKNEP; this is encoded by the coding sequence ATGGGATTTTATCAGGGTCCAGATAATAGAAAAATTTCCGGTGGATTAAAAGGAAAACACAGAGATAAAAGGAAATATGAATTAGGAAGCCCACCTACTTTTACAACGATTTCTTCAGAAGATATCAGAGTTAAAGAAAGAGTTTTAGGTGGTAACTTTAAAGTTAGATTAAAATATGCAGCTACTGCTAACGTAATTGATCCATCAACTAATACCTCAAAAAAGGTCAAAATATTAGAAGTAATCGAAACACCGGCAAATAAGGAATTAGCAAGGAGAGGAATAATAATAAAAGGAGCTAAGATAAGGACAGAAGCTGGAGTAGCGATAGTGACGTCTAGACCAGGTCAAGATGGAGTAATTAATGCGGTGCTCGTAAAAAATGAGCCTTAG
- a CDS encoding signal recognition particle subunit SRP19/SEC65 family protein, with product MSLRDLKDENRVVIWPSYFLSPSRSKGRRVPKLPYKISVDDIIIASKNLNLDPILIKNKRYPKNKKIDFIITVKKMKSKNYTIKLIFNEIINKYKKQF from the coding sequence ATGAGCCTTAGAGACCTTAAGGATGAAAATAGAGTAGTAATATGGCCTTCGTATTTTTTATCGCCTAGCAGGTCAAAGGGTAGAAGAGTCCCTAAATTGCCTTATAAAATAAGTGTAGATGATATTATTATAGCGTCTAAAAATTTAAACTTAGATCCTATTTTAATAAAAAACAAAAGATATCCAAAGAATAAAAAAATAGATTTTATAATAACAGTTAAAAAAATGAAAAGCAAAAATTATACAATAAAATTGATATTTAATGAAATTATAAATAAATACAAAAAACAGTTTTAA
- a CDS encoding NAD-dependent epimerase/dehydratase family protein, translating into MYIVTGGAGYIGSHLVDHLVSRNFEVIVIDDFSFGKYINKKAITIKYDLRLSNLNELINKVEKGGIIYHLAANPDVRTSMINVEEHFERDVKVTLNVMELARKIDAEKVIFTSSSTVYGETDKIPTPESEEPKPISNYGLFKLLCENIIKYYAYQYGIKSIVTRLANITGGRVSHGVVVDFIRKLNQNPNILEILGNGKQKKSYLYIDELIDAFVLLEYKVNTIYDIYNIGNTDWITVNEIAEIVIEEMKLNPKIVYIDAGDGRGWPGDVRFMLLDISKIKSLGWSPKRGSKETIRQAVRDLLLGYKKCCNR; encoded by the coding sequence ATGTATATAGTTACAGGAGGAGCTGGATATATAGGTAGTCACTTAGTTGACCATTTAGTATCCCGAAATTTTGAAGTTATTGTAATAGATGATTTCTCTTTTGGAAAATATATTAATAAAAAAGCTATAACTATAAAATATGATCTAAGATTAAGCAATTTAAACGAACTTATTAATAAAGTAGAGAAAGGTGGAATAATATATCATCTTGCTGCTAACCCAGACGTCAGAACATCAATGATAAATGTAGAGGAACATTTCGAAAGGGATGTAAAAGTGACTTTAAATGTAATGGAACTAGCTAGAAAAATAGATGCTGAGAAAGTTATATTTACGTCCTCCTCTACAGTTTATGGAGAGACAGATAAAATTCCCACTCCAGAATCAGAAGAACCGAAACCAATTTCAAATTATGGCTTATTTAAGTTACTATGCGAGAATATAATTAAATATTATGCATACCAATATGGAATAAAAAGCATTGTAACAAGATTAGCTAACATCACTGGGGGTAGAGTATCTCATGGAGTAGTTGTAGATTTCATTAGAAAACTTAATCAAAATCCAAATATTTTGGAAATATTGGGAAATGGCAAACAAAAGAAAAGCTATTTGTATATAGATGAGTTAATAGATGCGTTTGTTCTTCTCGAATATAAAGTCAATACTATTTATGACATATATAACATAGGAAATACTGATTGGATTACAGTTAATGAAATAGCAGAAATAGTCATAGAAGAAATGAAATTAAATCCTAAAATAGTTTATATAGATGCAGGTGATGGTAGAGGATGGCCAGGTGATGTCAGATTTATGTTACTAGATATATCTAAAATTAAATCACTAGGTTGGTCTCCAAAAAGAGGTTCTAAAGAAACAATAAGGCAAGCAGTGCGAGACTTATTATTAGGTTATAAAAAGTGTTGTAATAGATAA
- a CDS encoding ATP-binding cassette domain-containing protein: MLIISPKYLSGKIEIGRDERVGLIGKNGSGKTTLIISTLCLSDKISDVFVDNVDFCSSRDYSKVSAVLQDVYSQILSLTCKEEINLMKRFHFVNEEIPKRLMGKYYDEEFSKLSDGYKRRYVIACILASNPSYILLDEPLANLDEEGINIVNSIIPKSSLIAEHRIEEIRKIIDRVYLIKNNQEIREIGKDKLFDESFLKNEGLRGFRLPKIESKIGNEILNVEVNNFKIKVREGEVLCLLGKNGSGKTTILKKLAKKVFTIFQEVDLQFFYFTVREMINDKKVITLFKLEDLLDRSPYTLSFGQKMRVLIASAFSSNSKVIGLDEPSVGMDGEALLSFYEMVKLLKEDKRGLIIATHDKDLINLCDSKIYMY, from the coding sequence ATGCTTATCATTTCTCCTAAGTACTTAAGTGGAAAGATTGAGATAGGGAGAGATGAAAGAGTAGGATTAATAGGAAAGAATGGTAGTGGTAAAACTACTCTTATTATATCCACCTTATGCTTAAGTGATAAGATTTCTGACGTCTTTGTCGATAATGTAGACTTTTGCTCTAGTAGGGATTATTCGAAGGTTTCAGCAGTTTTACAAGACGTATATTCTCAGATATTATCACTCACTTGTAAAGAGGAGATTAATTTAATGAAAAGGTTTCATTTTGTAAATGAGGAAATACCTAAAAGATTAATGGGTAAATATTACGATGAAGAGTTTAGTAAACTTTCTGATGGTTATAAAAGGAGGTATGTAATAGCATGCATATTAGCGTCTAATCCTAGCTATATTTTACTTGATGAGCCTTTAGCTAATTTAGATGAAGAGGGGATAAATATTGTGAATTCTATTATACCTAAAAGTAGTTTAATAGCGGAACATAGAATAGAAGAAATAAGGAAAATTATAGATAGAGTTTACTTAATTAAAAATAATCAAGAAATACGGGAAATAGGGAAAGATAAGTTATTCGATGAAAGTTTTCTTAAAAACGAGGGTTTAAGGGGATTCAGACTACCTAAAATAGAAAGTAAAATTGGAAATGAGATATTAAATGTTGAAGTCAATAATTTTAAGATTAAGGTTAGAGAAGGGGAAGTGTTATGTCTATTAGGGAAAAATGGTAGCGGTAAAACTACCATTTTAAAGAAATTAGCTAAAAAAGTATTTACAATTTTCCAAGAAGTTGATTTACAGTTTTTTTATTTTACAGTTAGGGAAATGATAAATGATAAAAAAGTAATAACATTATTTAAATTAGAGGATCTATTAGATAGAAGTCCATATACTTTAAGTTTTGGGCAAAAGATGCGGGTACTAATAGCCTCAGCTTTCTCTTCTAATTCGAAAGTAATAGGTCTCGATGAACCTAGCGTAGGGATGGACGGTGAAGCGTTATTATCATTTTACGAGATGGTTAAATTGCTTAAAGAGGATAAAAGAGGACTGATAATAGCAACTCATGATAAGGATCTAATTAACTTATGTGATTCCAAGATTTATATGTATTGA
- a CDS encoding thiamine pyrophosphate-binding protein, with the protein MSQPKRKEETLGVEMKGEEALAYVLKDLGITKVFTTYSLPNIVKEMLQKYSIDIDFSISIKDASILAYSYAQENNTVGTIIQIPGSKLTEAVNIIAQAYMESVPLLIISSIRSYKDTGRARIGEFRTNDDLSSILSPITKVRERVISIEEITLTIEKAYKEAVSNRPRPSYVEISEDLFKMKAYPLSTAGQKPEKRTPDKNTVAKVAELIVNSKLPVIIAGYGVVLSDAEDLLIELAELIDAPVITTFKAKGSIPSDHKLFAGEGLGLYGTEAANTALENADVILALGTRFTQLSTAGWSIKYKGILVHNNIDGEDIGKVFMPHVPVVADTGLFIKELLAQLKVKIKDKIERGSAELLRKAQKPINIKSHDGIWPYDVVKTLAELGNFDKIFLDIAPTTIDFVRLPIRSKKTWYTGESLLERGIAIGGSICSNHRAFAITDVEGLITSISLLEYKIDKIKGKVLVLNDYGRNYIDVSRSDLPTISRSQTSINELYIDNLVEKVLKGINVSSITELNEALKSDVKLINIKVDPDFESIVMPRI; encoded by the coding sequence ATGAGCCAACCTAAAAGGAAAGAGGAGACTTTAGGTGTAGAGATGAAAGGAGAAGAGGCGTTAGCTTATGTTCTCAAAGATTTAGGAATAACAAAGGTTTTTACAACGTATTCTTTACCTAATATTGTAAAGGAGATGTTACAAAAATACAGTATCGATATCGATTTCTCAATTTCTATTAAAGATGCTTCAATATTAGCTTATTCTTATGCCCAAGAAAATAACACAGTTGGAACTATAATTCAAATACCAGGTTCTAAACTTACAGAGGCTGTAAATATTATAGCTCAAGCTTATATGGAATCTGTACCTCTTCTCATAATTTCAAGTATAAGGTCGTATAAGGATACTGGAAGGGCTAGAATAGGTGAATTTAGAACAAATGATGACTTGTCAAGTATCTTATCCCCTATAACAAAGGTTAGAGAAAGGGTTATTAGTATAGAAGAAATAACTTTAACTATAGAGAAAGCATATAAGGAGGCAGTAAGTAATAGACCAAGGCCTTCTTATGTTGAAATCTCTGAAGACTTATTTAAAATGAAAGCTTATCCTTTATCTACTGCTGGACAAAAACCAGAGAAAAGAACCCCTGATAAAAACACTGTAGCAAAAGTTGCAGAGCTTATAGTTAATTCTAAGTTACCAGTAATAATCGCAGGTTATGGTGTAGTACTAAGTGACGCAGAAGATCTTTTGATTGAGTTAGCTGAGTTAATTGACGCCCCAGTAATAACTACATTTAAAGCTAAAGGTTCAATACCATCTGATCATAAGCTATTTGCTGGAGAGGGATTAGGTCTTTATGGGACTGAGGCTGCAAACACTGCATTAGAAAATGCTGACGTGATATTAGCTTTAGGTACTAGATTTACTCAATTGTCCACCGCAGGTTGGTCGATTAAATATAAAGGAATTTTAGTACATAATAATATAGATGGTGAAGATATAGGCAAAGTATTCATGCCTCATGTTCCAGTAGTTGCTGATACTGGGCTATTTATTAAGGAGTTATTAGCGCAACTAAAGGTTAAGATAAAAGATAAAATAGAAAGGGGATCAGCTGAATTATTAAGGAAAGCTCAAAAGCCTATTAATATTAAATCTCATGATGGTATCTGGCCATACGATGTAGTTAAAACTTTAGCAGAGTTAGGAAATTTTGATAAAATATTCCTAGATATTGCTCCAACTACAATAGACTTTGTTAGATTACCCATAAGATCTAAAAAAACGTGGTACACTGGAGAATCTTTACTGGAAAGAGGAATAGCTATTGGGGGCTCAATATGTTCAAATCATAGAGCGTTTGCTATAACTGACGTAGAAGGGTTAATAACTTCAATTTCATTATTAGAGTATAAAATTGATAAGATTAAAGGAAAGGTACTCGTGTTAAATGATTATGGAAGAAATTATATTGACGTTTCAAGATCTGATTTACCTACTATATCAAGGTCTCAAACTAGCATAAATGAGCTCTACATTGATAATTTAGTAGAGAAAGTATTAAAGGGAATCAATGTATCATCAATTACTGAATTAAATGAGGCATTGAAAAGTGATGTAAAGCTTATAAACATAAAAGTAGATCCAGATTTTGAATCCATAGTTATGCCGAGAATTTAA
- a CDS encoding nucleotidyltransferase yields MIPFNKIGEVLHELQNLTDFVIIGDTIVDIELKRKGTESDVDLFVLGVSVLIEDDKIREFAYERGWDYGKTPIDTPRLLVPINDEQLQIDLYENIQDFFVPKDILDNAIYVKIGGYTFKSVRLEDYILLKANAFREEDEDELKTIVYLIGEGKLKIDKDYLKNHIEIFEENANSIRERLSSVGIKI; encoded by the coding sequence ATGATACCATTTAATAAAATAGGAGAAGTTCTTCATGAACTACAGAATCTTACAGATTTTGTAATAATAGGAGATACTATAGTAGATATAGAATTAAAAAGAAAGGGTACAGAAAGCGATGTAGACTTGTTCGTATTAGGAGTAAGCGTTCTTATTGAAGACGATAAGATCCGGGAATTCGCTTATGAAAGAGGATGGGATTATGGGAAAACTCCAATAGATACTCCTAGGTTATTAGTGCCTATTAATGATGAACAATTACAAATCGATTTATATGAAAATATACAAGACTTCTTTGTACCTAAAGATATTTTAGATAATGCAATTTACGTAAAAATAGGTGGGTATACGTTTAAAAGCGTTAGATTAGAGGATTACATCTTACTTAAAGCTAATGCTTTCAGAGAAGAGGATGAAGATGAGTTAAAGACTATTGTTTACTTAATTGGAGAAGGAAAGCTAAAAATAGATAAAGACTATTTAAAAAATCACATAGAGATTTTTGAAGAAAATGCTAATAGCATAAGGGAAAGATTATCCTCAGTTGGAATAAAAATTTAG
- a CDS encoding 50S ribosomal protein L40e, with protein MPLTDPVKLQIVQQRVFMKKVCRKCGALNPIRATKCRRCHSTNLRLKKKELPTKKG; from the coding sequence ATGCCGCTAACCGATCCAGTTAAGTTGCAGATAGTACAACAGAGGGTATTTATGAAAAAAGTATGTAGAAAATGCGGAGCACTTAATCCAATAAGAGCTACAAAATGTAGAAGATGTCACAGTACAAATTTAAGATTAAAGAAGAAAGAATTACCTACTAAGAAAGGTTAG
- a CDS encoding transcription elongation factor NusA — MKMKIPLDYVCVRSGLLCNRCQSLIDSGEVADYEVEIIKILLELEDTQFKELKDCVYHKAYKVNGLLILLVTSGPEMTQQKWIKIARILQERLNMKVRVLEKTNSIKNSAVQLLSPARVLGVNTVWMPDGSVQYVIRVSKSEKRLLPAEAQLLESALTKIHSTPVRIRVE, encoded by the coding sequence ATGAAGATGAAGATTCCGCTCGATTATGTTTGTGTCAGAAGTGGACTTCTTTGTAACAGATGCCAATCTCTTATTGATAGTGGAGAGGTAGCTGATTATGAAGTTGAAATAATTAAAATATTATTAGAATTAGAGGACACTCAATTTAAGGAATTAAAGGACTGTGTGTATCATAAAGCTTACAAAGTAAATGGACTATTAATCTTACTAGTTACAAGTGGACCAGAAATGACTCAACAAAAGTGGATTAAGATAGCCAGAATATTACAAGAAAGATTAAATATGAAAGTTAGGGTTCTTGAAAAAACTAATAGCATAAAGAATAGCGCAGTTCAGTTATTATCTCCAGCTAGAGTTCTTGGTGTAAACACTGTATGGATGCCAGATGGATCTGTTCAATATGTAATTAGAGTATCTAAATCAGAAAAAAGATTATTGCCAGCTGAAGCGCAGTTATTAGAGTCAGCTTTAACTAAAATACACTCTACACCAGTTAGAATAAGGGTAGAGTAA
- the aspS gene encoding aspartate--tRNA(Asn) ligase, producing MYRTHFISELDSNLDGKEVRVAGWVHTIRNLGGKIFILLRDKSGIGQIVVEKNSKVYEIAKDLTLESAVSILGVVKSDQRAPNGVEVHAKEIEVLSFAKSPLPLDVTGKVKADIDTRLRERLLDLRRLEMQAVLKIQSVAVKSFRNTLYKNGFIEVFTPKIIASATEGGAQLFPVVYFGKEAFLAQSPQLYKELLAGAAERVFEIAPAWRAEESDTPYHLSEFISMDVEMAFADYNDVMKLIEEIIYNMVNDVKRECSNELKILNYTLPNVKIPINKITYSDAIEILKSKGLNIKFGDDIGTPELRVLYNEIKEDLYFIIDWPWLSRPFYTKQKKDSPQLSESFDLIFRWLEIASGSSRNNVREVLENSLKVRGLNPESFEFFLKWFDYGMPPHAGFGMGLARLMLMLTGLQSVKEVVPFPRDKKRLVP from the coding sequence TTGTATAGAACACACTTTATTTCAGAATTAGATAGTAACCTAGATGGAAAGGAAGTAAGAGTAGCTGGCTGGGTACATACAATTAGAAATTTGGGTGGCAAAATATTCATATTGCTTAGGGATAAAAGTGGGATAGGTCAGATTGTAGTTGAGAAAAATAGTAAAGTGTATGAGATAGCTAAAGATTTAACATTAGAGTCCGCAGTATCAATACTTGGAGTTGTAAAAAGCGATCAGAGAGCACCAAATGGCGTAGAAGTTCACGCAAAAGAAATTGAGGTATTGTCATTTGCAAAATCGCCTCTTCCATTAGATGTTACGGGTAAAGTGAAGGCTGATATTGATACTAGGCTTAGGGAAAGGCTACTTGACTTAAGGAGGTTAGAAATGCAAGCAGTCTTGAAAATACAATCGGTAGCTGTTAAGTCATTCAGAAATACTTTATATAAGAATGGATTTATTGAAGTGTTCACTCCCAAAATTATTGCTAGTGCAACTGAAGGGGGTGCTCAACTGTTTCCAGTAGTTTATTTTGGAAAGGAAGCATTTTTAGCTCAAAGTCCGCAATTGTATAAGGAGTTGCTGGCTGGCGCTGCTGAGAGGGTATTCGAAATAGCACCTGCATGGAGAGCAGAAGAATCAGACACACCTTATCATCTCTCAGAGTTTATTAGTATGGACGTTGAAATGGCATTTGCTGACTATAATGACGTTATGAAATTAATAGAAGAAATAATATATAACATGGTAAATGACGTAAAAAGAGAATGTTCAAATGAATTAAAAATATTAAATTATACTCTACCTAATGTTAAAATTCCTATAAATAAAATAACATATTCTGATGCTATAGAAATATTAAAGAGTAAAGGTCTAAATATAAAATTCGGTGATGATATAGGAACTCCAGAATTAAGAGTACTATATAATGAAATAAAGGAAGATCTTTATTTCATTATCGATTGGCCATGGCTAAGCAGACCGTTTTATACTAAGCAGAAGAAAGATAGTCCTCAGCTAAGTGAGAGCTTTGATCTAATTTTCAGATGGCTTGAGATAGCTTCGGGTAGCTCAAGAAATAATGTTAGAGAAGTCCTAGAGAATTCATTAAAGGTTAGAGGTTTAAATCCAGAAAGTTTTGAGTTTTTCCTTAAATGGTTTGACTATGGTATGCCGCCGCATGCTGGTTTTGGAATGGGATTAGCGAGATTAATGTTAATGTTAACCGGTTTGCAAAGTGTAAAAGAAGTTGTACCATTCCCAAGAGATAAGAAAAGACTTGTACCATAA
- the truD gene encoding tRNA pseudouridine(13) synthase TruD, which yields MKPHEIDIAIGMERYYYEDWNEINATIERPNGFKVIEEIDFRSAEEWRGDRVGKYIVYLLTKKGIDHFSMLAEIQKVLRKKVNYLGIKDANAITEQLVYIIKEGDENSIIQEYNTENISLRFLGFSPKKLNHTGNIFEITLITSDFDIIKERLRDISKDPYIPAYIGYQRFGSRRPITHIVGKYLLKRDWERAFYYILTYPFLSESDEIRSVRKLIVNNEFKEALRLLPSKFKQEKTLIKNYLKFGNYYLALKNSFIPISLYLDAYQSYIFNLYLSRKLDEYRKLAEKDNVNVIIPTYYDNCDELCKQIYLEEGIERNFFNIKEFKVSLRTLIRKAFMKVRNIKINEKTNTISFTLDRGMYATVVLREILKGDPRKFT from the coding sequence ATAAAACCTCATGAAATTGATATAGCAATAGGAATGGAAAGATATTATTATGAAGATTGGAATGAGATTAATGCTACTATAGAAAGACCTAACGGATTTAAGGTTATAGAAGAAATTGACTTTAGGTCTGCAGAAGAGTGGAGAGGAGATAGAGTGGGCAAATATATAGTATATCTTCTAACTAAAAAGGGAATAGATCACTTTTCTATGTTAGCTGAAATCCAGAAAGTTTTAAGAAAAAAAGTTAATTATTTAGGAATTAAGGATGCTAATGCCATAACCGAGCAATTAGTGTATATAATAAAAGAAGGTGACGAGAATTCTATAATACAAGAATATAATACAGAAAACATTTCTTTAAGATTTTTGGGTTTCTCACCCAAAAAGCTTAATCATACCGGAAATATTTTTGAAATTACACTAATTACATCAGATTTTGATATAATTAAAGAAAGACTAAGAGATATATCAAAAGACCCATATATCCCAGCTTATATAGGTTATCAGAGATTTGGCTCGCGAAGACCTATTACACATATAGTGGGTAAGTATTTACTAAAAAGAGATTGGGAAAGAGCTTTTTATTATATACTTACTTATCCCTTTTTATCTGAATCAGACGAGATTAGGAGCGTAAGAAAATTAATTGTAAATAATGAATTTAAGGAAGCCCTTCGTTTATTACCATCAAAGTTTAAGCAGGAGAAAACATTAATTAAAAATTATCTCAAATTCGGAAATTATTATCTTGCATTAAAGAATAGTTTTATACCAATTTCACTATATTTGGATGCTTACCAAAGCTATATTTTTAATCTTTATTTATCTAGAAAATTAGATGAATATAGAAAGTTAGCCGAAAAAGATAATGTAAATGTAATAATTCCTACTTATTACGATAATTGTGATGAATTATGCAAACAAATTTATTTGGAAGAAGGAATAGAAAGAAATTTTTTCAATATTAAGGAATTTAAAGTATCGTTAAGAACTCTCATTAGAAAGGCTTTTATGAAAGTAAGAAATATTAAAATAAATGAAAAAACAAATACAATATCTTTTACATTAGATAGAGGAATGTACGCCACAGTAGTACTTAGGGAAATACTTAAAGGGGACCCTAGAAAATTTACATAA